The window GCGGGAGGAGCTCGATGCCGGCGAGGTGGCGGGCTCGCCGGACCTCCATGTCCGCGGAGGCTTCCTCGCCAAGAGCGCCGAATTCATCGAGGCGGTGCGTTCGCGCCGTCTTCCCTCGTCGCACTTCGGCGATGCGCTGAAGACGATGACCGTCGCCGAGACCATCCTGGCGCACGATCTGCTGAAACCGAGCGAACGAAACGTTTAGTGACCGGTGTTATCTATTGACTTCGCATTCCTGGTGCTCTTACCATCACTGAAGTCGTAACGTTTCGCTCTCATACTCAAGGAGGAGTTCATGAAGTCACGGTTGAAAAGCCCGAGGCGACGGGGACGCGTCGGCGTCGCCGTCGCGGTCGCGAGCGTTCTGGCCCTCGCTCTCGCCGCCTGTTCCGGCGGCGGCGGTGGAACGTCGGGCCTCGACGGCAAGACGCTGAAGATGTACACGTGGATCGGCGGCAAGGCCGACAAGCAGCAGTGGAGCGACTACATCGCCGGAGGCAAGCACGCCGACCCAGACATGGCAGTGAGCTTCTCCGGCCCGCCGATCGGTGACTACTACACCAAGCTGCCCACCGTGATGCGGAGCAGCAGCGCGCCGTGCCTGGTCACGTTCCAGAACGGCCGGGTGGGCCAGTACGTGCAGGGGCTGGAGCCGTTGGACGACCTGGCGAAGAAGAACAAGGTCGACTTGTCGGCGTACAGCTCGGCGATGCTCGAGCAGCTCAGCGTCGACGGCAAGCTCTACTCCATCCCGTTCAATGCCGGTCCGACCGTTGTCCTCTACAACAAGAAGATGTTCAAGGACGCCGGGGTGGCTGAGCCCACCAACAACTGGACGACCGACGACTTCATCGCTGCAGCGAAGGCGACCACGCGGAACGGCGTGTACGGCTTCGCGATCCCGCAGGGCTCGAACCCCATCAGCACCCTCATGGCGGCTGATGGCCACCCCTGGGCAGACGAGAAGGGCCCGAAGCTCGACGACCCGAACTTCCGCGACGCGCTGCAACTGCTCGTCGACCTGTCGAACAAGTACAAGGTGGCGAAGCCGCTCGAGGCGGCCGCGGGCGGCACTTTCCCGGACATCGACGCGTTCAACACCGGTCAGTCGGCCATGGAGATGCAGGGACTGTGGGATCTGCAGCACGCCCAGCAGAGTCTCGGCAAGGACAACGTCGGCATCGCGGTCATTCCGAGCAAGAGCGGCACTTCGAAGGGGTTCATCGGCGGTTCGGGCTTCGGCATCACGAAGACGTGCGGTGACAAGCAGAAGGCGTTCAAGGCCATCGAGGCGATGACGAGCAAGAGCGGGCTGGACTTCGTAACGAAGTCGCAGGCTTCCGTCCCGGCACGGCTCGACTCGCTCGATGCCTGGTCCAAGAACGTCGGGTCGCCGGAATTCACCGCGGTCATCAAGCAGATGACCGGTGACGCGACTCCGTCGCCTGTTCCTTCGAACCAGGCTCAGATCGACACCCTTCTGACGCAGTACGAGGTGAATGCGTTCTCGGGCAAGAACA is drawn from Leifsonia shinshuensis and contains these coding sequences:
- a CDS encoding extracellular solute-binding protein produces the protein MKSRLKSPRRRGRVGVAVAVASVLALALAACSGGGGGTSGLDGKTLKMYTWIGGKADKQQWSDYIAGGKHADPDMAVSFSGPPIGDYYTKLPTVMRSSSAPCLVTFQNGRVGQYVQGLEPLDDLAKKNKVDLSAYSSAMLEQLSVDGKLYSIPFNAGPTVVLYNKKMFKDAGVAEPTNNWTTDDFIAAAKATTRNGVYGFAIPQGSNPISTLMAADGHPWADEKGPKLDDPNFRDALQLLVDLSNKYKVAKPLEAAAGGTFPDIDAFNTGQSAMEMQGLWDLQHAQQSLGKDNVGIAVIPSKSGTSKGFIGGSGFGITKTCGDKQKAFKAIEAMTSKSGLDFVTKSQASVPARLDSLDAWSKNVGSPEFTAVIKQMTGDATPSPVPSNQAQIDTLLTQYEVNAFSGKNTVAEVLQQVKAGLGQ